From Nomascus leucogenys isolate Asia chromosome 15, Asia_NLE_v1, whole genome shotgun sequence, a single genomic window includes:
- the KCNJ5 gene encoding G protein-activated inward rectifier potassium channel 4 isoform X2, with product MVSFLTQSIPAMAGDSRNAMNQDMEIGVTPWDPKKVPKQARDYVPIATDRTRLLAEGKKPRQRYMEKSGKCNVHHGNVQETYRYLSDLFTTLVDLKWRFNLLVFTMVYTVTWLFFGFIWWLIAYIRGDLDHVGDQEWIPCVENLSGFVSAFLFSIETETTIGYGFRVITEKCPEGIILLLVQAILGSIVNAFMVGCMFVKISQPKKRAETLMFSNNAVISMRDEKLCLMFRVGDLRNSHIVEASIRAKLIKSRQTKEGEFIPLNQTDINVGFDTGDDRLFLVSPLIISHEINEKSPFWEMSQAQLHQEEFEVVVILEGMVEATGMTCQARSSYMDTEVLWGHRFTPVLTLEKGFYEVDYNTFHDTYETNTPSCCAKELAEMKREGRLLQYLPSPPLLEGCAEAELDAEAEQKEEDEPKGLGGSRGARGSV from the exons ATGGTGTCTTTTTTAACTCAAAGCATCCCAGCTATGGCTGGCGATTCTAGGAATGCCATGAACCAGGACATGGAGATTGGAGTCACTCCCTGGGACCCCAAGAAGGTTCCCAAACAGGCCCGCGATTATGTCCCCATTGCCACAGACCGTACGCGCCTGCTGGCCGAGGGCAAGAAGCCACGCCAGCGCTACATGGAGAAGAGTGGCAAGTGCAACGTGCACCACGGCAACGTCCAGGAGACCTACCGGTACCTGAGTGACCTCTTCACCACCCTGGTGGACCTCAAGTGGCGCTTCAACCTGCTCGTCTTCACCATGGTTTACACGGTCACCTGGCTGTTCTTCGGCTTCATTTGGTGGCTCATCGCTTATATCCGGGGTGACCTGGACCATGTTGGTGACCAAGAGTGGATTCCTTGTGTTGAAAACCTCAGTGGCTTCGTGTCCGCTTTCCTGTTCTCCATTGAGACCGAAACAACCATTGGGTATGGCTTCCGAGTCATCACAGAGAAGTGTCCGGAGGGGATTATACTCCTCTTGGTCCAGGCCATCCTGGGCTCCATCGTCAATGCCTTCATGGTGGGGTGCATGTTTGTCAAGATCAGCCAGCCCAAGAAGAGAGCGGAGACCCTCATGTTTTCTAACAACGCAGTCATCTCCATGCGGGACGAGAAGCTGTGCCTCATGTTCCGGGTGGGCGACCTCCGCAACTCCCACATCGTGGAGGCCTCCATCCGGGCCAAGCTCATCAAGTCCCGGCAGACAAAAGAGGGGGAGTTCATCCCCCTGAACCAGACAGACATCAACGTGGGCTTCGACACAGGCGATGACCGCCTCTTCCTGGTGTCTCCTCTGATCATCTCCCACGAGATCAACGAGAAGAGCCCTTTCTGGGAGATGTCTCAGGCTCAGCTGCATCAGGAAGAGTTTGAAGTCGTGGTCATTCTAGAAGGGATGGTGGAAGCCACAG GCATGACCTGCCAAGCCCGGAGCTCCTACATGGATACAGAGGTGCTCTGGGGCCACCGATTCACACCAGTCCTCACCTTGGAAAAGGGCTTCTATGAGGTGGACTACAACACCTTCCACGACACCTATGAGACCAACACACCCAGCTGCTGTGCCAAGGAGCTGGCAGAAATGAAGCGGGAAGGCCGGCTCCTCCAGTacctccccagccccccactgCTGGAGGGCTGTGCTGAGGCAGAGCTGGATGCAGAGGctgagcagaaggaagaggatgAGCCCAAGGGGCTGGGTGGGTCCAGGGGGGCCAGGGGCTCGGTGTGA
- the KCNJ5 gene encoding G protein-activated inward rectifier potassium channel 4 isoform X1: protein MAGDSRNAMNQDMEIGVTPWDPKKVPKQARDYVPIATDRTRLLAEGKKPRQRYMEKSGKCNVHHGNVQETYRYLSDLFTTLVDLKWRFNLLVFTMVYTVTWLFFGFIWWLIAYIRGDLDHVGDQEWIPCVENLSGFVSAFLFSIETETTIGYGFRVITEKCPEGIILLLVQAILGSIVNAFMVGCMFVKISQPKKRAETLMFSNNAVISMRDEKLCLMFRVGDLRNSHIVEASIRAKLIKSRQTKEGEFIPLNQTDINVGFDTGDDRLFLVSPLIISHEINEKSPFWEMSQAQLHQEEFEVVVILEGMVEATGMTCQARSSYMDTEVLWGHRFTPVLTLEKGFYEVDYNTFHDTYETNTPSCCAKELAEMKREGRLLQYLPSPPLLEGCAEAELDAEAEQKEEDEPKGLGGSRGARGSV, encoded by the exons ATGGCTGGCGATTCTAGGAATGCCATGAACCAGGACATGGAGATTGGAGTCACTCCCTGGGACCCCAAGAAGGTTCCCAAACAGGCCCGCGATTATGTCCCCATTGCCACAGACCGTACGCGCCTGCTGGCCGAGGGCAAGAAGCCACGCCAGCGCTACATGGAGAAGAGTGGCAAGTGCAACGTGCACCACGGCAACGTCCAGGAGACCTACCGGTACCTGAGTGACCTCTTCACCACCCTGGTGGACCTCAAGTGGCGCTTCAACCTGCTCGTCTTCACCATGGTTTACACGGTCACCTGGCTGTTCTTCGGCTTCATTTGGTGGCTCATCGCTTATATCCGGGGTGACCTGGACCATGTTGGTGACCAAGAGTGGATTCCTTGTGTTGAAAACCTCAGTGGCTTCGTGTCCGCTTTCCTGTTCTCCATTGAGACCGAAACAACCATTGGGTATGGCTTCCGAGTCATCACAGAGAAGTGTCCGGAGGGGATTATACTCCTCTTGGTCCAGGCCATCCTGGGCTCCATCGTCAATGCCTTCATGGTGGGGTGCATGTTTGTCAAGATCAGCCAGCCCAAGAAGAGAGCGGAGACCCTCATGTTTTCTAACAACGCAGTCATCTCCATGCGGGACGAGAAGCTGTGCCTCATGTTCCGGGTGGGCGACCTCCGCAACTCCCACATCGTGGAGGCCTCCATCCGGGCCAAGCTCATCAAGTCCCGGCAGACAAAAGAGGGGGAGTTCATCCCCCTGAACCAGACAGACATCAACGTGGGCTTCGACACAGGCGATGACCGCCTCTTCCTGGTGTCTCCTCTGATCATCTCCCACGAGATCAACGAGAAGAGCCCTTTCTGGGAGATGTCTCAGGCTCAGCTGCATCAGGAAGAGTTTGAAGTCGTGGTCATTCTAGAAGGGATGGTGGAAGCCACAG GCATGACCTGCCAAGCCCGGAGCTCCTACATGGATACAGAGGTGCTCTGGGGCCACCGATTCACACCAGTCCTCACCTTGGAAAAGGGCTTCTATGAGGTGGACTACAACACCTTCCACGACACCTATGAGACCAACACACCCAGCTGCTGTGCCAAGGAGCTGGCAGAAATGAAGCGGGAAGGCCGGCTCCTCCAGTacctccccagccccccactgCTGGAGGGCTGTGCTGAGGCAGAGCTGGATGCAGAGGctgagcagaaggaagaggatgAGCCCAAGGGGCTGGGTGGGTCCAGGGGGGCCAGGGGCTCGGTGTGA
- the C15H11orf45 gene encoding LOW QUALITY PROTEIN: putative uncharacterized protein C11orf45 homolog (The sequence of the model RefSeq protein was modified relative to this genomic sequence to represent the inferred CDS: substituted 1 base at 1 genomic stop codon) — translation MLMRLVLRAHLSSTTSLPWTHAAISWELDNVLMPRPRIWPQVTPTAGQAVHATVTRTCGSVLSSAAYTHGCGCVRSATNTTCQSSRQXRQEARQEEENSICKAHDSRQGRLGCPLSAHQPGSRGPN, via the exons ATGTTGATGCGGCTGGTCCTCAGAGCACACCTGAGTAGCACGACCTCTCTGCCCTGGACGCACGCTGCCATCAGCTGGGAGCTGGACAACGTGCTGATGCCTAGACCCAGAATCTGGCCCCAGGTGACTCCAACAG CTGGGCAGGCTGTGCATGCCACAGTAACCAGAACCTGTGGGTCTGTGCTGAGCTCTGCTGCCTACACCCATGGCTGTGGCTGTGTGAG GTCTGCCACAAACACTACCTGTCAGTCCTCAAGACAATGAAGGCAGGAGGCCCGGCAGGAAGAGGAGAACTCGATCTGCAAGGCCCATGATAGTAGACAGGGCCGCCTGGGCTGCCCCCTCAGTGCCCATCAGCCTGGTTCCCGTGGTCCTAACTAG